One region of Algihabitans albus genomic DNA includes:
- a CDS encoding SDR family oxidoreductase, whose protein sequence is MRYTALVVGSTGMAGSNLSRLLIDRGWRVVTLALERIETEGSVSHVALDLRDRAATKSVLGKLPCIDKLFYCTWSPQPTEAENCIVNRAMIRNVLDGLANSSLSHVALVTGLKHYLGSFEAYATGLPYTPFQEDQPRLPAPNFYYDQEDELLDAAERRGFSWSVHRPHTLIGYALGNAMNMGVTLAVYASICRETKRPFVFPGSAAQYGAVTDITDARLLANHLAWAATEPIAANTAFNVANGDLFRWERMWSRIASYFGLTPAPLPEEPRPLAHQMANADAVWKDIVDKHELAPHVATHLTSWWHTDSDLGREIECFTDMSNSRERGFLSWQRSEASFFDLFDRLIEERVIPDFRSDWARLR, encoded by the coding sequence GTGCGTTACACCGCCTTAGTCGTCGGTTCGACCGGAATGGCCGGTAGCAACCTTTCAAGACTCCTAATCGACAGGGGCTGGCGCGTGGTGACGCTCGCACTTGAAAGAATAGAGACGGAAGGTTCGGTCAGCCATGTCGCCTTGGACCTAAGGGATCGGGCTGCGACGAAGTCTGTGCTGGGAAAACTGCCCTGTATAGACAAGCTTTTCTATTGCACTTGGTCGCCGCAACCGACGGAAGCCGAGAACTGCATCGTCAACCGCGCGATGATCCGCAACGTGTTGGACGGGCTCGCCAATTCGTCGCTTTCCCATGTCGCGCTGGTTACCGGTCTCAAGCACTATCTCGGTTCTTTCGAGGCCTACGCTACCGGGTTGCCTTACACCCCGTTTCAGGAGGACCAGCCACGGTTGCCCGCTCCCAACTTCTATTATGACCAAGAGGACGAATTGCTCGATGCGGCCGAACGGCGGGGATTTTCGTGGAGTGTGCACCGCCCCCACACGCTTATCGGTTATGCCCTCGGCAACGCAATGAATATGGGCGTGACACTTGCGGTCTATGCGTCAATCTGCCGGGAGACGAAGCGCCCCTTCGTCTTTCCCGGTTCCGCCGCGCAATATGGGGCCGTGACAGATATCACCGATGCCCGGCTGCTGGCGAACCATCTGGCTTGGGCAGCGACCGAACCGATTGCGGCAAACACCGCATTCAATGTCGCGAATGGCGACCTGTTTCGTTGGGAAAGGATGTGGTCGCGTATCGCCAGCTATTTCGGCCTGACACCTGCGCCATTGCCTGAAGAGCCTCGACCGCTCGCCCATCAGATGGCGAATGCCGATGCGGTCTGGAAAGACATCGTCGACAAGCACGAATTGGCCCCACATGTGGCGACCCATCTGACCTCATGGTGGCACACCGATTCCGATCTCGGCCGCGAGATCGAATGCTTTACCGACATGAGCAACAGCCGCGAGCGCGGGTTCCTTAGCTGGCAGAGAAGCGAGGCGTCATTCTTCGACCTCTTCGATCGATTGATCGAAGAGCGTGTTATTCCTGATTTCCGAAGTGATTGGGCGCGACTTAGGTGA
- a CDS encoding ATP-binding protein translates to MPNLHTDVIGQVARLPLKPSETSALLPLYEAVSNSLYAISERFGDDRLAEKGRIDIDIHRDTLEDGSTPVAGFMIRDNGIGLNEENFASFCTPFTQHKISKGGKGIGRLGWLKVFGNITVSSSFLNGDTLKQVEFNFVLRESNQVDTKEPSDIAPKEPGTTVTLSEFLDSYGARCPVKTDTIVQRVIAHFLPVFAGDNSPLIYLHDNGVIDLQKEFKEKINESVEQIIEVEIENKNQPIIVRHMKCDKSIRPRGSVNNWMCFCANDRGVKEYGIDDQIGLGSLDGEQIYVGTVTGDYLDTHVNPQRTDFIFDPEEGRLIRRQVASSVKEFLKEYVEQALAQKKSIAFEIIRKHPQYIYVQDEIDQFVDNLQANSNNEERIYVEMAQNRYRRQRRFDGVKRDIDAAQKYDEAIAGKIDEYKGYILDDKKGSLSEYVIKRKAVLDLLDNFRGFAEADDEKHHLEEAIHQLICPMRIESSEIHIDDNNLWILDDRLAFFNFFASDRPIKSYTESDSGREPDIAFFYDSCVAWRESERSCDTVILVEFKRPGLEDYTDKNDPLMQLMDYVTLFKSSKTIRDRKGNVISGIGANTSFHCYIVADITAGLTKRLRGRFNSTPDGKGLFGYTLNPDTYAEVIPYDKLLLDAQARNSIFFDKLGLSE, encoded by the coding sequence GTGCCAAACTTACATACCGATGTCATTGGGCAGGTTGCGCGCCTTCCGCTCAAGCCGTCAGAGACCAGCGCGCTATTGCCTCTCTATGAGGCCGTCAGCAATTCTTTGTACGCGATCAGTGAGCGGTTTGGGGATGACAGACTTGCTGAAAAAGGCCGAATCGACATCGATATTCATCGCGATACGCTTGAAGACGGCAGCACCCCCGTCGCTGGTTTCATGATACGCGACAACGGAATTGGTCTGAATGAGGAAAACTTCGCCTCTTTTTGCACACCCTTCACCCAGCACAAGATAAGCAAAGGCGGTAAGGGCATCGGTCGTCTCGGCTGGCTAAAAGTTTTCGGGAACATCACCGTCAGTTCATCTTTTCTCAACGGTGACACTCTGAAGCAGGTTGAATTCAATTTCGTTCTGCGCGAAAGCAACCAGGTCGATACCAAAGAGCCCTCAGACATCGCGCCAAAGGAACCCGGAACAACAGTCACATTGAGTGAATTCTTGGACTCTTACGGAGCAAGGTGTCCGGTTAAAACAGATACAATTGTTCAGCGAGTTATCGCTCACTTCCTACCTGTTTTTGCTGGCGATAACTCTCCTCTTATCTATTTACACGACAACGGCGTCATTGATCTTCAAAAAGAGTTCAAAGAAAAGATTAATGAATCAGTTGAGCAGATTATTGAAGTCGAGATAGAGAATAAAAATCAACCCATTATTGTTCGTCATATGAAGTGTGACAAAAGTATCCGCCCTCGTGGTTCGGTCAACAACTGGATGTGCTTTTGCGCCAATGATCGTGGCGTAAAGGAGTACGGCATTGACGATCAGATTGGCCTGGGCTCTCTTGACGGCGAACAGATTTACGTTGGAACCGTCACAGGTGACTATCTCGATACCCACGTCAATCCACAACGCACCGACTTCATTTTCGATCCTGAAGAGGGACGTTTGATACGGCGTCAGGTTGCGTCTAGCGTCAAAGAATTTCTGAAGGAGTACGTTGAACAGGCGCTTGCACAAAAGAAATCGATTGCATTCGAAATTATTAGAAAACACCCGCAATATATTTATGTTCAAGATGAAATTGACCAATTTGTAGATAACCTTCAAGCCAACAGCAATAACGAAGAAAGAATATACGTAGAAATGGCGCAGAATCGCTATCGCAGGCAACGCCGTTTTGATGGCGTAAAGCGCGATATTGATGCTGCGCAGAAATATGATGAAGCTATTGCCGGTAAAATCGACGAGTATAAAGGATATATATTAGATGATAAAAAGGGTTCACTTTCTGAATACGTTATAAAGAGAAAAGCTGTTCTGGATTTACTCGATAATTTTCGTGGTTTTGCTGAAGCGGATGACGAAAAACATCATCTTGAGGAAGCGATTCACCAACTCATATGTCCGATGCGAATTGAATCGAGTGAGATTCATATCGACGACAATAATCTATGGATCCTAGATGACCGGCTCGCTTTCTTTAATTTTTTTGCTTCCGATAGACCGATCAAAAGCTACACGGAGTCAGACTCAGGTCGTGAGCCGGACATTGCCTTTTTCTATGATAGTTGCGTTGCCTGGAGAGAAAGTGAACGTTCCTGCGATACCGTCATACTAGTCGAGTTCAAAAGGCCTGGCCTCGAGGACTATACGGACAAGAATGATCCTCTAATGCAGCTTATGGACTACGTTACGCTGTTTAAGTCCAGTAAGACCATACGCGACAGAAAAGGCAATGTGATTTCGGGGATTGGCGCGAACACATCATTCCATTGCTATATAGTTGCAGATATTACTGCCGGACTCACAAAGCGTCTGAGGGGTAGATTCAATTCAACGCCAGACGGCAAGGGGCTTTTTGGTTACACCCTAAACCCTGACACCTACGCCGAAGTCATTCCGTACGACAAATTGCTGCTCGACGCACAGGCGCGGAATTCAATTTTCTTTGATAAACTCGGTCTGAGTGAGTGA
- a CDS encoding DpnI domain-containing protein: MPTQHQQLGESGENAVCKLCSCPSCKRAKTLKRLPRNFKCADVICDFCGFLAQVKATRSKKRCEIPDKVLGAAWAPQKERMDAGIYFPLFLVIFNDDYFNFSIYYLSADLQEQSIFEPRKPLRETARRAGWQGFLYNLRTAKDRFVRVYGS, from the coding sequence ATGCCAACTCAGCACCAACAGTTGGGAGAGAGCGGCGAAAATGCCGTTTGTAAACTCTGCTCCTGTCCATCTTGTAAAAGAGCAAAAACTCTTAAACGGCTCCCAAGAAATTTCAAATGCGCTGACGTAATATGTGATTTTTGCGGCTTCTTAGCGCAGGTCAAGGCAACAAGGTCTAAGAAGAGATGTGAAATTCCGGATAAAGTATTGGGTGCTGCGTGGGCGCCTCAGAAAGAAAGAATGGACGCTGGTATCTATTTTCCGCTGTTTCTCGTTATTTTTAATGATGATTATTTTAATTTTTCAATCTATTATTTATCGGCTGATCTTCAAGAGCAGTCAATCTTCGAACCTCGCAAACCTCTTCGGGAAACTGCAAGAAGGGCCGGGTGGCAAGGGTTTCTATATAATCTTCGAACAGCAAAAGACCGATTTGTTCGAGTTTATGGTAGTTAG
- a CDS encoding NnrU family protein, translating to MAGWTEYALAFLAFFLSHALPVRPPVKRRLVAGLGPQGFTLGYSLLSLALLAWLIAAAGRAPFLPLWGWAPWQATIPLTAMAAVCLLVALGLGRPNPFSFGGLKNETFDPARPGLVRWTRHPLLLALAIWAAAHMPPNGDLAHLLLFGSFAAFALLGMRLIDRRKRRQMGEDWEDLVERVRESPKPTGADLTVDLAWRLSAAALLYILLLLLHPQLFGVSPLP from the coding sequence GTGGCCGGCTGGACCGAGTACGCCCTGGCCTTTCTGGCCTTCTTCCTCTCCCACGCGCTGCCGGTCAGGCCGCCGGTCAAGAGGCGGCTCGTCGCCGGGCTCGGGCCGCAGGGCTTCACGCTCGGCTACTCCCTGCTGTCCCTGGCCCTGCTCGCCTGGCTGATCGCGGCGGCCGGGCGCGCGCCCTTTCTGCCGCTCTGGGGCTGGGCGCCCTGGCAGGCCACCATCCCGCTGACCGCCATGGCCGCCGTCTGCCTGCTGGTGGCGCTCGGCCTCGGCCGCCCAAACCCCTTTTCCTTCGGCGGCCTGAAGAACGAGACCTTCGACCCCGCCCGGCCTGGCCTGGTCCGCTGGACGCGCCACCCCTTGCTGCTGGCCCTGGCGATCTGGGCCGCCGCGCACATGCCGCCCAACGGCGATCTCGCCCACCTGCTGCTCTTCGGAAGCTTCGCCGCCTTCGCCCTGCTCGGCATGCGCCTGATCGACCGCCGCAAACGCCGGCAGATGGGGGAGGATTGGGAGGACCTGGTCGAGCGGGTAAGAGAGAGTCCGAAACCGACAGGCGCCGACCTGACGGTGGATCTGGCCTGGCGCCTCAGTGCGGCGGCGCTGCTCTACATTCTGCTACTGCTCCTGCACCCGCAGCTCTTCGGCGTTTCGCCGCTGCCGTGA
- a CDS encoding NnrS family protein, with product MTSSAEQLRAWSGPAILSFGFRPFFLSAGLWAALIMALWIPMLSGRLSLPTAFDPLSWHAHEALFGYLGAVVAGFLLTAVPNWTGRLPLVGWPLFGLFALWLLGRVAVAVSALLPAWTVGLVDLAFLGLLAAVILREILAGKNWRNLIVLLLLGALIAGNVLFHWEAAGQDGHAASGLGLRLGLAAAVMMIAVIGGRIVPSFTRNWLVRRGATSSTACSCQPKGPFPAPFGAFDKVVLLISLFALLCWVAAPAWPGSGIALLAAGLALSLRLGRWQGLRTGAEPLVWILHVGYAFLPLGMFALGTAILWPGALTNVAAQHLWMAGGIGVMTLAVMTRATLGHSGRDLTADAWTTRLYLLVIASVIARLLGGLLPDWASTLYALSAALWCAGFAGFALLYGPLLIRRRREPR from the coding sequence ATGACGTCCTCCGCGGAGCAGCTTCGGGCCTGGTCGGGACCGGCGATCCTGTCCTTCGGGTTCCGGCCTTTCTTCCTCTCCGCGGGACTCTGGGCCGCGCTGATCATGGCCCTCTGGATCCCGATGCTGTCGGGCCGGCTGAGCCTGCCGACCGCCTTCGATCCCCTGTCCTGGCATGCCCATGAAGCGCTCTTCGGATATCTCGGCGCCGTCGTCGCCGGCTTCCTGCTGACCGCCGTGCCCAACTGGACCGGCCGGCTGCCGCTGGTCGGCTGGCCGCTCTTCGGCCTCTTCGCCCTTTGGCTGCTGGGGCGCGTCGCGGTGGCCGTCTCCGCCTTGCTGCCGGCCTGGACGGTGGGGCTGGTCGATCTCGCCTTCCTGGGCCTGCTCGCCGCCGTCATCCTGCGCGAGATCCTCGCCGGCAAGAACTGGCGCAACCTGATCGTGCTGCTGTTGCTCGGCGCCCTGATCGCCGGCAACGTCCTGTTCCATTGGGAGGCCGCCGGGCAGGACGGCCACGCGGCCTCCGGACTCGGGCTGCGCCTCGGTCTGGCCGCCGCCGTCATGATGATCGCGGTGATCGGCGGCCGCATCGTGCCCTCCTTCACCCGGAACTGGCTGGTGAGGCGCGGCGCCACCTCCTCGACCGCCTGCTCCTGCCAACCGAAAGGGCCCTTCCCCGCGCCCTTCGGCGCCTTCGACAAGGTCGTCCTGCTGATCAGTCTCTTCGCGCTGCTCTGCTGGGTGGCGGCCCCCGCCTGGCCGGGCAGCGGGATCGCCCTGCTGGCGGCCGGCCTGGCGCTCTCCTTGCGCTTGGGCCGCTGGCAGGGTCTGCGGACCGGGGCCGAGCCGCTGGTCTGGATCCTCCATGTCGGCTACGCCTTCCTGCCGCTCGGGATGTTCGCCCTGGGCACGGCGATCCTCTGGCCCGGCGCGCTGACGAACGTCGCCGCCCAGCACCTCTGGATGGCCGGCGGGATCGGCGTCATGACGCTGGCGGTCATGACCCGCGCGACCCTCGGCCACAGCGGGCGCGACCTGACGGCCGACGCCTGGACGACCCGGCTCTATCTGCTGGTCATCGCCTCGGTGATCGCGCGTCTGCTCGGCGGCCTGCTCCCCGACTGGGCGTCGACACTCTACGCCCTCTCCGCCGCCCTCTGGTGCGCCGGCTTCGCGGGCTTCGCGCTGCTTTACGGGCCCTTGCTGATCCGCCGGCGGAGGGAGCCGCGCTAG
- a CDS encoding DUF6522 family protein, with protein MKVELTEDGAIVSAEDIAPYLDLAPAAVPELLRKGALTTFYERGEGADAGRFRLTFKYRGASVRFTCAADGTVLGRFHTQTVR; from the coding sequence ATGAAAGTCGAGTTGACGGAGGACGGCGCGATCGTGTCCGCCGAAGACATCGCCCCCTATCTGGATCTTGCGCCCGCCGCCGTACCGGAGCTTCTGCGCAAGGGCGCTCTCACCACCTTTTACGAGCGCGGCGAAGGTGCGGACGCGGGCCGCTTCCGTCTGACCTTCAAGTACCGGGGGGCCAGCGTTCGCTTTACCTGCGCCGCGGACGGGACCGTTCTGGGCCGGTTTCACACGCAGACGGTCCGCTGA
- a CDS encoding RrF2 family transcriptional regulator, which produces MRLTSFTDFGLRALMRIASEPSRAFSTAEIAEEFGISRHHLTKVMAALSSAGLVRTRRGTGGGAVLARRPEDIRIGEVLRFLERDQALVECFQSDGGACAITPNCRLRRMLAEAEEAFIGRLNRYTLADCALEPLAA; this is translated from the coding sequence ATGCGCCTCACCTCCTTCACGGACTTCGGTCTGCGCGCGCTGATGCGGATCGCGAGCGAGCCCAGCCGCGCCTTCTCGACCGCCGAGATCGCCGAGGAGTTCGGCATATCGCGTCACCATCTCACGAAGGTGATGGCCGCGCTGTCCAGTGCCGGCCTTGTCCGGACCCGTCGCGGGACGGGCGGCGGGGCGGTCCTGGCCCGCCGGCCGGAAGACATCCGGATCGGCGAGGTCCTGCGGTTTCTGGAGCGGGATCAGGCGCTGGTGGAATGCTTCCAGTCCGACGGCGGCGCCTGTGCGATTACGCCGAATTGCCGGCTGCGAAGGATGCTGGCCGAGGCCGAGGAGGCCTTCATCGGTCGCTTGAACCGCTACACCCTGGCCGACTGCGCGCTGGAACCCCTCGCGGCATGA
- a CDS encoding carboxymuconolactone decarboxylase family protein has translation MRLEPKPIDRVAWYLRPFFWNQRRKYGSHLQAALLWARAPRLFLGVALLYGMIDRRSSPLSPPLRSLLTVRVSQINHCSFCVDLNSATLMKRGVSLEKVEALPSWRDSPLFDETEKAALAYAEAMTRSDGEVDDGMMAALRRHFDEDALVELTGLIAFQNLSSKFNSALAVPPQGFCRIPGRPAATAEESPKTEALKATAGGD, from the coding sequence GTGAGACTAGAGCCGAAGCCGATCGATCGCGTCGCCTGGTATCTGCGCCCCTTCTTCTGGAATCAGCGCCGCAAGTACGGCTCGCACCTGCAGGCCGCGTTGCTCTGGGCCCGGGCGCCCCGCCTGTTTCTGGGGGTCGCCCTGCTTTACGGCATGATCGACCGCAGGTCGTCGCCGCTGTCTCCGCCTTTGCGCTCGCTCTTGACCGTGCGCGTCTCGCAGATCAACCACTGCAGCTTCTGCGTCGACCTCAACTCCGCCACGCTGATGAAGCGTGGGGTCTCCCTCGAGAAGGTCGAGGCTCTGCCCAGCTGGCGGGACAGCCCGCTGTTCGACGAGACGGAAAAGGCGGCGCTGGCCTACGCGGAGGCGATGACCCGGTCGGACGGCGAGGTCGACGACGGCATGATGGCCGCCTTGCGACGCCATTTCGACGAAGATGCCCTCGTCGAACTGACCGGGCTGATCGCCTTTCAGAATCTTTCGAGCAAGTTCAACAGCGCGCTTGCCGTGCCGCCGCAAGGCTTCTGCCGGATCCCCGGCCGACCGGCCGCAACCGCGGAGGAAAGTCCGAAGACCGAAGCCCTGAAGGCCACTGCCGGCGGAGACTAG
- a CDS encoding PAS domain-containing protein gives MPEHTKAPPGDTSGDTAATAMAAGTIPTTANDSAGIAAESAAPEIDPPEIAPEEIAEEILREGLRYWSSKLQPDHLPARGDLDPTEVPRLLPYIELSEVLDGGEDFRFRLVGSHLVDTDHINPTGLRFSAFFENPAYRAYQLGLYRWVFARRRPLYSRSRVPLPTHSLDVLTERLYLPLAGDGHTVDVILNFQVCRGMADCGLKLEEALDPRYGECFAAALRI, from the coding sequence ATGCCTGAGCACACGAAGGCTCCACCGGGAGATACATCTGGAGATACCGCGGCGACCGCGATGGCGGCGGGAACGATCCCAACGACAGCAAACGATTCGGCAGGTATCGCCGCGGAGAGCGCGGCGCCGGAAATCGATCCTCCAGAGATAGCCCCCGAAGAGATCGCCGAGGAGATCTTGCGTGAGGGCCTGCGCTACTGGTCGTCGAAGCTTCAGCCCGATCATCTCCCCGCGCGCGGGGATCTCGACCCGACGGAGGTTCCCCGCCTGCTCCCCTACATCGAGTTGTCGGAGGTGCTGGACGGCGGTGAGGACTTCCGATTCCGGCTGGTTGGAAGTCATCTCGTCGACACCGACCACATCAATCCAACCGGCCTGCGGTTTTCGGCGTTTTTCGAGAATCCCGCCTATCGCGCCTATCAGCTTGGGCTCTATCGATGGGTCTTCGCCCGGCGCCGCCCGCTCTACAGCCGCAGCCGGGTTCCCTTACCCACCCACAGCCTGGATGTTCTCACCGAACGGCTGTACCTGCCGCTCGCCGGCGATGGCCACACCGTAGACGTCATCCTGAACTTCCAAGTCTGCCGGGGCATGGCGGACTGCGGGCTGAAGCTCGAAGAAGCGCTCGACCCGCGCTACGGCGAGTGCTTCGCCGCCGCCCTGCGCATCTAG
- the modC gene encoding molybdenum ABC transporter ATP-binding protein yields the protein MLEISIEKRLGNLRLQADLACPAEGVVALFGRSGAGKTSLVNMLAGLLRPDRGRIVLRGETLFDSAKGIDLPAHRRRIGYVFQESRLFPHLTVQDNLLYGWRRAPAKERRTGLVEVVDLLGLTALLDRRPGTLSGGEKQRVALGRALLANPRLLLMDEPLANLDQTRKLEILPFVERLRDELRLPIVYVSHAMEEIVRLADTLILISDGQVVANGPLEDLTSRLDLRPLTGRYEAGAVIVANLARHDFDDDLSELDFAGGRLVVPRLDAPAGTELRLRIRARDVALSRDRPEGLSIQNIFPARVMDLSDEGGAQVDVRLDVGGAPLWARITGRARRQLELAPGSSVYALVKSAAIDRHALGGRPTAGGRFMGPAQSETDPQGN from the coding sequence ATGCTCGAGATTTCCATCGAAAAACGCCTCGGTAATCTCAGGCTGCAAGCGGACCTCGCCTGTCCCGCCGAGGGCGTGGTCGCCCTCTTCGGTCGCTCCGGCGCCGGCAAGACTTCGCTCGTCAACATGCTGGCGGGCCTGCTGCGTCCCGACCGCGGCCGCATCGTGCTGCGCGGAGAGACCTTGTTCGACAGCGCAAAGGGGATCGACCTGCCGGCTCATCGCCGGCGCATCGGCTACGTGTTCCAAGAAAGCAGGCTGTTTCCACACCTGACCGTGCAGGACAACCTGCTCTACGGCTGGCGCCGCGCCCCGGCGAAGGAGCGGCGGACGGGGCTTGTCGAAGTGGTCGATCTGCTCGGTCTGACCGCGCTGCTGGACAGACGCCCCGGGACGCTGTCCGGCGGCGAGAAACAGCGCGTCGCCCTGGGCCGGGCATTGCTGGCCAACCCGCGCCTGCTCCTGATGGACGAGCCTCTGGCCAACCTGGACCAGACTCGCAAACTGGAGATCCTGCCCTTCGTCGAGCGCTTGCGGGACGAACTCAGACTGCCGATCGTCTACGTCAGCCACGCGATGGAAGAGATCGTACGCCTGGCCGATACGCTAATCCTGATCTCCGATGGGCAGGTTGTGGCGAACGGGCCCCTGGAAGATCTCACCAGCCGGCTGGACCTGCGTCCCTTGACCGGACGCTACGAGGCGGGCGCGGTGATCGTCGCCAATCTGGCACGGCACGATTTCGACGACGATCTCAGCGAACTGGACTTCGCCGGCGGGCGGCTGGTCGTGCCGCGCCTGGACGCTCCGGCGGGCACGGAGCTGCGGTTGCGGATCAGAGCGCGCGACGTCGCTCTCTCCCGCGATCGCCCGGAAGGGCTCTCGATCCAGAACATCTTCCCAGCAAGAGTGATGGACCTCAGCGATGAAGGCGGTGCTCAAGTCGACGTGCGCCTGGACGTCGGCGGCGCGCCGCTTTGGGCCCGCATCACCGGCCGCGCCAGACGACAACTGGAATTGGCGCCCGGCTCCAGCGTCTACGCTCTGGTCAAGTCAGCCGCGATCGACCGCCACGCTCTCGGCGGCCGCCCGACCGCCGGCGGCCGCTTCATGGGGCCTGCCCAAAGCGAGACCGATCCGCAGGGGAACTGA
- the modB gene encoding molybdate ABC transporter permease subunit, with amino-acid sequence MFDLSASEIAAIDLSLRVGLWSVAGGLLPALAAAWLLARCDFPGKLVFDGLVHLPLVVPPVVIGYLLLVLLGRSGPLGQVLDDWFGITVAFTWQGAAVASAVMAFPLMVRAMRLSLEAVDRKLEAAARTLGAPPWQVFATVTLPLMAPGLLAALLLGFARSLGEFGATITFVSNIPGETRTLPLALYTFTQTPGGESGALRLAVVSVLLALAALAGSEFLARRLQRRLAG; translated from the coding sequence ATGTTCGATCTCTCGGCGAGCGAGATCGCCGCCATCGACCTGTCCCTGCGCGTCGGTCTCTGGAGCGTGGCCGGCGGCCTGCTTCCGGCCCTGGCGGCAGCCTGGCTGCTCGCGCGCTGCGATTTCCCCGGCAAGCTCGTCTTCGACGGCCTGGTCCATCTGCCGCTGGTCGTACCCCCCGTCGTCATAGGCTATCTGCTGCTCGTGCTGCTGGGTCGCAGCGGACCGCTCGGTCAGGTCCTCGACGACTGGTTCGGCATCACGGTCGCCTTCACCTGGCAAGGCGCGGCCGTCGCCTCGGCCGTGATGGCCTTTCCCTTGATGGTGCGGGCGATGCGGCTGTCGCTCGAGGCCGTCGACCGCAAGCTCGAGGCCGCAGCGCGCACGCTCGGGGCGCCCCCGTGGCAGGTCTTCGCCACCGTCACCCTGCCTTTGATGGCACCGGGCCTGCTCGCCGCGCTCCTGCTCGGCTTCGCTCGCTCGCTCGGCGAGTTCGGCGCCACCATCACCTTCGTCTCGAACATTCCCGGCGAAACCCGGACCCTGCCGCTGGCGCTCTACACCTTCACACAAACGCCCGGCGGCGAGTCAGGAGCCCTTCGACTGGCGGTTGTTTCCGTCCTGCTGGCTCTGGCGGCCCTTGCGGGTTCGGAGTTTCTGGCCCGCAGGCTCCAGAGACGCCTTGCCGGCTGA
- the modA gene encoding molybdate ABC transporter substrate-binding protein, with amino-acid sequence MLRSLLALLVLTLASPGQITPAQASERLTVFAAASTTDAVAEVLEQFKAKTGVESVASFASSSTLAKQIEAGAPADLFISANVTWMDHLEARQAIRAETRVDLLGNSLVVVSSRDSDFICGSAAPCDLAAALQDERLAVGDPDHVPAGLYAKEALQSLGQWDDLEPKLAPTSDVRGALALVARGETPAGIVYQTDAALLSDVRVVSTLPVESHSPILYPVALTARSEHPAAPAFLRYLAGPQARAILIRHGFTVVAPPTPQPAG; translated from the coding sequence ATGCTCCGAAGCCTGCTTGCCCTGCTCGTGTTGACCCTGGCCAGTCCTGGGCAAATCACGCCTGCGCAGGCGAGCGAGCGGCTGACGGTCTTCGCAGCGGCCAGCACGACGGATGCCGTTGCCGAAGTGCTGGAGCAGTTCAAGGCGAAAACCGGGGTCGAAAGCGTCGCCTCCTTCGCCTCCTCCTCGACGCTGGCCAAACAGATCGAAGCCGGAGCCCCGGCCGACCTTTTCATCTCCGCCAACGTGACGTGGATGGATCACCTGGAGGCGCGGCAGGCGATCCGCGCGGAGACCAGGGTCGACCTGCTCGGCAACAGTCTGGTCGTGGTCAGCTCCCGCGACAGCGACTTCATCTGCGGGTCCGCTGCACCCTGCGACCTGGCGGCGGCACTGCAGGACGAGCGGCTGGCCGTCGGCGATCCGGATCATGTTCCCGCCGGTCTCTATGCCAAGGAGGCACTGCAGAGCCTCGGCCAGTGGGACGACCTGGAACCGAAACTGGCGCCTACCTCGGACGTGCGGGGCGCGCTGGCACTGGTGGCGCGCGGCGAGACCCCGGCCGGGATCGTCTACCAAACCGACGCCGCTTTGCTGTCGGACGTTCGGGTCGTCTCGACTCTGCCCGTCGAGAGCCATAGTCCCATCCTCTATCCGGTCGCCCTGACCGCACGGAGCGAACATCCCGCGGCGCCGGCCTTCCTGCGCTATCTGGCGGGACCGCAGGCACGCGCGATCTTGATCCGCCATGGCTTCACCGTCGTCGCTCCTCCGACGCCGCAACCGGCCGGCTAA
- a CDS encoding glycosyltransferase, whose protein sequence is MIFLTIGTQEPFDRLVRTVDAWCASAGKGGDLFGQITERAEYKPKHFEWVSSVTPEVFQAHCQQADFIVSHAGMGSIITALTYGKPIAILPRSAQLKEHRNDHQQATAKRLGNRPGLMVAHSEEELPGLLDTLVAGSGAMNAKTIAPFADRRLIEALRTFIHEK, encoded by the coding sequence GTGATCTTCCTGACGATCGGCACGCAGGAACCCTTCGACCGCTTGGTCAGGACCGTCGACGCCTGGTGCGCCTCAGCCGGAAAGGGCGGCGATCTCTTCGGCCAAATCACCGAGCGGGCCGAGTACAAACCGAAGCACTTCGAGTGGGTGTCGAGCGTGACTCCCGAGGTTTTTCAGGCCCACTGCCAGCAAGCGGACTTCATCGTATCCCACGCCGGCATGGGCTCGATCATCACTGCACTGACCTACGGCAAGCCGATCGCAATCCTGCCGCGGAGCGCCCAGCTCAAGGAGCATCGCAACGATCACCAGCAGGCCACTGCAAAACGCCTCGGCAACCGCCCCGGCCTGATGGTCGCGCACAGCGAGGAGGAGCTTCCGGGGCTGCTCGACACGCTGGTGGCCGGAAGCGGCGCGATGAACGCCAAGACCATCGCGCCTTTCGCCGACCGACGTCTGATCGAAGCGCTCCGGACCTTCATTCACGAAAAATAG